In Capsicum annuum cultivar UCD-10X-F1 chromosome 7, UCD10Xv1.1, whole genome shotgun sequence, one genomic interval encodes:
- the LOC107878214 gene encoding stress-response A/B barrel domain-containing protein UP3 — translation MTVPSSRLPLSRQQSKDPTQSDPKNQSKSTTVEKKMLSVKTSGTAAAISCSHFLSPRSFSPTALNLRHFKPHSSHRSIKMSAEQIVEHVVLFKAKPDADPSKLNAMINNLNSLTSLNQVVHLSSGPLIRDRSSSFSFTHILHSRYKSKSDLADYSAHPSHVSVVKQYVLPMVDDIMAIDWVPTDFSGPSGVPPGSAMRVTFLKLKENLGENEKSQVLSAVGGIIEKFPGIQQLTVGENFSPGRAKGFSIASIAVFKGVENLEALESQTELANEQKEKVKDFLDGVVVVDYAVLPTQSASL, via the coding sequence ATGACGGTCCCATCATCTAGGTTACCGCTAAGCAGGCAGCAATCAAAGGATCCAACTCAGTCGGACCCAAAAAATCAGTCAAAATCTACAACTGTAGAAAAAAAGATGCTGAGCGTCAAAACGTCAGGAACAGCAGCTGCAATATCTTGCTCTCACTTCTTATCCCCTCGCTCATTCTCTCCCACCGCCCTCAACCTTCGCCATTTCAAGCCTCACTCCTCACATCGTTCAATCAAAATGTCTGCTGAGCAAATCGTCGAACACGTGGTGCTCTTCAAAGCCAAACCTGATGCTGACCCTTCAAAGCTTAACGCTATGATTAACAACCTCAACAGCTTGACCTCTCTTAACCAAGTTGTCCATCTCAGTTCTGGTCCCCTTATACGTGACAGATCTTCCTCTTTTTCCTTCACTCACATACTTCATTCTCGGTACAAGTCTAAATCTGACTTGGCTGATTACTCTGCACATCCCTCGCATGTCAGCGTTGTTAAGCAATATGTATTGCCGATGGTTGATGATATCATGGCTATTGATTGGGTTCCCACTGATTTCTCCGGCCCGAGTGGTGTGCCGCCTGGTTCGGCGATGAGGGTTACGTTTCTTAAATTGAAGGAGAATTTGGGTGAAAATGAAAAATCACAAGTTTTGAGTGCGGTTGGGGGAATCATAGAGAAATTCCCTGGGATTCAACAGTTGACTGTTGGGGAAAACTTTTCTCCTGGTAGGGCGAAAGGTTTTTCGATTGCTTCAATAGCTGTTTTCAAGGGAGTGGAAAACTTGGAAGCGTTGGAGTCGCAAACGGAGCTGGCGAATGAGCAGAAAGAGAAGGTTAAGGATTTTTTGGACGGTGTTGTTGTCGTAGATTATGCTGTTCTTCCTACTCAATCAGCTAGCCTTTGA